The following proteins come from a genomic window of Miscanthus floridulus cultivar M001 chromosome 2, ASM1932011v1, whole genome shotgun sequence:
- the LOC136537101 gene encoding uncharacterized protein, which yields MAPGSMASVLLETNASTRRKCGEQRGEVRRTCGEARRRGHAACSEQRGYAKRMEYFSDAIALTSDNDVLYSNRSAAFKHRSGATRRRPALNDAERTATAHLGLGDASKAIEAYEKIGQPWQSAAHGGTGPAVKQQHAVHQRTAQQPECLIFNDKRGSRQGQPSDEEA from the exons ATGGCGCCGGGCTCCATGGCAAGCGTGCTGCTGGAGACGAACGCGAGCACGAGGAGGAAGTGCGGCGAGCAGCGAGGCGAGGTGAGGAGGACGtgcggcgaggcgaggcgacgaGGACATGCAGCGTGCAGCGAGCAGCGAGGCTACGCGAAGAGGAT ggagtacttcaGCGATGCCATCGCGCTCACGTCTGACAACGACGTCCTCTACTCCAACCGCTCGGCGGCGTTTAAGCATCGCTCGGGCGCTACGCGGAGGAGGCCGGCGCTAAATGACGCCGAGCGGACCGCCACCGCGCACCTGGGCCTCGGCGACGCGTCCAAGGCCATCGAGGCGTATGAGAAA ATCGGACAACCATGGCAATCCGCGGCGCACGGCGGCACAGGCCCGGCAGTAAAGCAGCAGCACGCGGTGCACCAGCGTACAGCGCAGCAGCCTGAATGCCTGATATTCAACGACAAGCGTGGCAGCAGGCAAGGACAGCCCAGTGATGAAGAAGCTTGA
- the LOC136537099 gene encoding uncharacterized protein, protein MAPSSIPSDSSDDGLDAVPVSASQIQTLSIRHHVPVILDLDEGNFGQWHHFFDSTLGKFGIKSHVRSTTPDDERDGEWRMVDSCIVNWILATVSKGVFDIVRRDRHDEFTLWHAIEGLFQDNEMQRAVYLEAELRSMVQGGLSINDYCTKLKQIADQLRDIGHAVSEPSQVLNLLRGLNPKFRYVKPVITSKSPPHTFQSARSFLILEEPSFQHDATVEAGQSLTASHGSTNDGSLSSSSGSKDASSGSSAPRSTNNRSGVLHMDCA, encoded by the coding sequence ATGGCTCCCTCCTCCATCCCCTCGGACTCCTCCGACGATGGCCTCGACGCCGTGCCCGTCTCTGCCTCCCAGATCCAAACCCTCTCCATTCGCCACCACGTCCCGGTCATCCTCGACCTCGACGAAGGCAACTTCGGCCAGTGGCATCATTTCTTCGATTCAACTCTCGGCAAGTTCGGCATCAAGAGCCACGTCCGCTCGACGACTCCCGACGATGAGCGCGATGGCGAGTGGCGCATGGTGGACTCGTGCATCGTAAACTGGATACTCGCCACCGTGTCCAAAGGCGTCTTCGACATTGTCCGTCGTGATCGCCACGACGAATTCACCCTCTGGCACGCCATCGAGGGTCTCTTCCAGGACAATGAGATGCAGCGCGCGGTGTACCTCGAGGCCGAGCTGCGTTCCATGGTGCAAGGCGGCTTGTCCATCAATGACTACTGCACCAAGCTCAAGCAGATCGCCGATCAGCTGCGCGACATCGGCCATGCCGTCTCCGAGCCAAGCCAGGTGCTCAATCTTCTTCGtggcctcaaccccaaattccgcTACGTCAAGCCAGTCATCACGTCCAAGTCGCCGCCACACACCTTCCAGAGCGCCCGCTCCTTCCTCATTCTAGAGGAGCCCAGTTTCCAGCACGACGCCACAGTCGAGGCGGGTCAGTCCCTGACCGCGTCTCATGGCTCCACCAACGACGGCTCCTTGTCATCCTCCTCTGGTTCCAAGGACGCCTCCTCCGGTTCTTCCGCCCCACGCTCCACCAACAATCGATCCGGGGTTTTGCATATGGACTGTGCGTAA
- the LOC136537096 gene encoding uncharacterized mitochondrial protein AtMg00810-like, which yields MAATEAVSSIPRSVRSAVKDPHWYAAMKKEYDSLQANKTWTLVPRPPGARIIIGKWVFKHKMNPDGTLECYKAWWVVRGFNQRPGIDFGETFSPVVKPATIRTVLTIVATYNWSAHQLDVSNAFLHGNLQEQASTTTLLRHIIVWLHDAFAVKDMGPVRHFLGINVQRTPTVFFLSQSSYVEDLLERADMANSADGKLIDDVTTYRSIAEALQYLTITCPDIAYAVQQVCLHMHVPRDVHQTMLKRILWYIKGTTTLGVQLRTASTPTITAYSNANWAGCPDTWRSTSGFCVFFGNSLVSWSSKRQNTVSRSSAEAEYRAIANAVLECSWLRHLLGELLCKVSSATVAYCDNISSVYMLAN from the exons ATGGCGGCCACCGAGGCGGTCTCCTCGATTCCACGGAGTGTACGCTCTGCCGTCAAGGATCCCCATTGGTACGCCGCCATGAAAAAGGAGTATGACTCGTTGCAGGCCAACAAGACATGGACGCTCGTTCCACGGCCACCAGGTGCACGGATCATCATCGGCAAATGGGTCTTCAAGCACAAGATGAATCCCGACGGCACCCTCGAGTGTTACAAAGCTTGGTGGGTCGTCCGTGGCTTCAATCAACGCCCAGGAATAGACTTCGGCGAAACTTTCTCGCCGGTGGTCAAGCCGGCGACCATCCGCACCGTTCTGACGATCGTGGCAACCTACAACTGGTCGGCGCATCAACTTGACGTCTCCAACGCTTTCCTTCATGGCAATCTACAGGAACAG GCGTCCACTACTACGCTACTTCGACACATCATCGTGTGGCTCCACGACGCCTTCGCCGTGAAGGACATGGGACCTGTGCGGCATTTCCTCGGCATCAACGTGCAGCGCACTCCGaccgtcttcttcctctcgcAGTCCTCGTATGTGGAAGACCTGCTCGAGCGTGCCGACATGGCCAATT cagctgatggcaaGCTGATCGACGACGTCACCACCTACCGCAGCATCGCTGAAGCACTACAGTACCTAACAATCACCTGCCCCGACATCGCCTACGCCGTGCAACAAGTCTGCCTCCACATGCACGTGCCACGTGATGTTCACCAGACGATGTTGAAACGCATCCTCTGGTACATCAAGGGCACGACGACGCTTGGCGTTCAGCTACGCACTGCATCGACACCGACGATTACGGCATACTCCAACGCCAACTGGGCCGGCTGCCCGGACACATGGCGTTCCACGTCCGGGTTCTGCGTCTTCTTCGGCAACTCCCTCGTATCGTGGTCCTCGAAGCGGCAAAACACGGTGTCACGGTCAAGCGCGGAAGCTGAGTACCGCGCCATCGCCAACGCCGTTTTAGAGTGCTCCTGGCTTCGACATCTGCTCGGTGAGCTGCTCTGCAAGGTCTCCTCGGCAACAGTGGCTTACTGCGACAACATCTCGTCCGTGTACATG CTGGCAAATTGA
- the LOC136537102 gene encoding uncharacterized protein gives MAQEGAVHGSGAAACWCMRRVYTFSKTTSSNEILCFLKMLLAAELTPPAALDPIRLSSTASTGQQSNDTIAEASDPAWKHCTMPDVNKKNSLKCNYCGKTYHGGITRIKYHLGKVPKCGAAKCTKVPSDVQEEMIKLLSKKLDNKQRKNREKEEDRAEVDLSHSEGEERSDADGNSVIVLKKVTSKGASSGGPMDKYYKLTPEEIVAARKGKSGVVEKVQSKLSTEKREEKRERACEYICQFFYEAGIPHNTVTLPSFDLMLEAIGDFGMNLRGPTPYEMSGKFLQKRKRKVQESLKSHQESWELNGCTVMTDAWTDKRGRGVMNLVVHSAYGVCFLDSVDCSAVKKNGRYIFELVDRCIEEIGVQNVVQVVIDNARPNEATTSLLKAKHPSIFWNGCATHTIDLMLEDIGKMPRVAATISKAKCLTIFLYAHTRVLSLMRKFLSRDLVRCGVTRFATTYLNLKSLLENKKQLQRLFREDELNELGYLNSVKGKKANKVVRSETFWKGVETVVNYFEPLATVLRRMDSDVPAMGFLYGSLVEAKNEISRRFNNGRNKFEEVFHIIDKMWDRSFGKEIAKRQCKNINFDPAKWWLNHGSSAPNLRKLAARILSLTCSSSACERCWSSYEQVHTKRRNRLLHDRTRDLVFVKFNSKLRKKKDKDKDPIEKHVVDALEDEDNEWITGIEPTEVDPEQEGEETGASSQGVAAAPQGQEKRKGGNLQKHRDRKRKRLIPTIEDEELSASSSDGEDDNDMPSDDSSDSKAE, from the exons ATGGCGCAGGAAGGTGCCGTGCATGGGAGCGGCGCGGCGGCCTGCTGGTGCATGCGCCGGGTTTATACT TTTTCGAAAACCACATCATCCAACGAGATCCTATGCTTCCTGAAGATGCTCTTAGCGGCGGAGCTCACCCCTCCTGCCGCTCTGGATCCGATCC GCTTATCTAGCACTGCATCCACAGGCCAGCAATCAAATGATACTATTGCTGAAGCATCTGACCCAGCTTGGAAGCACTGCACAATGCCAGATGTGAACAAGAAAAATTCTCTCAAGTGCAACTACTGTGGCAAAACTTATCATGGTGGAATAACCAGAATCAAATACCACCTTGGTAAAGTTCCTAAATGTGGTGCTGCAAAGTGTACTAAAGTTCCATCTGATGTGCAAGAAGAAATGATTAAGTTGTTGTCAAAGAAGTTGGATAACAAGCAAAGGAAGAATAGGGAGAAAGAAGAGGATAGAGCTgaagttgatttgagccattctgAAGGAGAGGAACGCAGTGATGCAGATGGCAATTCAGTTATTGTGTTGAAGAAGGTGACAAGCAAAGGTGCTTCTTCAGGTGGTCCTATGGATAAGTACTATAAACTGACACCAGAAGAAATAGTGGCTGCAAGGAAGGGCAAATCTGGTGTTGTTGAAAAGGTCCAATCCAAGCTATCAACTGAAAAAAGGGAAGAGAAAAGGGAACGCGCATGTGAGTACATATGCCAATTTTTTTATGAAGCAGGTATCCCACACAACACAGTTACACTTCCTAGCTTTGATCTTATGCTTGAGGCTATTGGAGACTTTGGCATGAACTTGAGAGGGCCAACTCCATATGAGATGAGTGGGAAATTCTTACAAAAAAGGAAGAGGAAAGTGCAGGAGTCATTGAAGTCTCACCAAGAGTCTTGGGAGCTAAATGGATGCACAGTAATGACAGATGCTTGGACAGACAAGAGAGGTAGAGGTGTGATGAATTTGGTAGTTCATAGTGCATATGGTGTTTGTTTTCTTGATTCAGTGGATTGCTCAGCTGTGAAGAAAAATGGTAGGTACATTTTTGAACTAGTTGATAGATGTATTGAGGAAATAGGGGTGCAAAATGTAGTTCAAGTTGTAATTGACAATGCAAGACCCAATGAGGCAACAACAAGTTTGTTGAAAGCAAAGCATCCCTCTATTTTTTGGAATGGTTGTGCTACCCATACCATTGATCTAATGTTGGAAGATATAGGAAAGATGCCAAGAGTTGCAGCAACAATTAGCAAAGCAAAGTGCTTGACTATTTTTCTATATGCCCATACTAGAGTTTTGAGCCTGATGAGGAAGTTTCTTTCTAGAGATTTGGTAAGGTGTGGTGTTACAAGGTTTGCAACTACTTATCTCAACTTGAAGAGCTTGCTAGAAAACAAGAAGCAATTGCAGAGGCTTTTTAGGGAGGATGAGCTCAATGAACTAGGCTACCTAAATAGTGTCAAAGGGAAGAAAGCAAACAAGGTTGTGAGATCTGAAACTTTTTGGAAAGGAGTTGAGACTGTTGTTAATTACTTTGAGCCATTAGCTACTGTGTTGAGGAGAATGGACAGTGATGTTCCAGCAATGGGGTTCTTGTATGGGAGTCTAGTAGAAGCTAAGAATGAGATCTCTAGGAGGTTCAACAATGGCAGGAACAAGTTTGAGGAAGTTTTTCACATCATTGACAAAATGTGGGACA GATCCTTTGGCAAAGAAATTGCTAAAAGGCAGTGTAAAAATATCAATTTTGATCCAG CTAAGTGGTGGCTGAATCATGGAAGTAGTGCACCAAACCTCAGAAAGTTAGCTGCGAGAATTCTAAGTTTGACATGCAGTTCATCAGCTTGTGAGAGATGCTGGAGTTCGTATGAACAA GTCCACACAAAGAGACGCAACAGGCTGCTTCATGATAGAACGAGGGATCTTGTGTTTGTCAAGTTCAACTCAAAGCTaaggaaaaagaaggacaaggatAAAGATCCCATTGAGAAACATGTTGTTGATGCTTTAGAAGATGAAGACAATGAGTGGATCACTGGCATTGAGCCAACAGAAGTAGATCCAGAGCAGGAAGGAGAAGAAACTGGAGCATCATCACAGGGAGTTGCAGCTGCACCTCAAGGACAAgaaaaaaggaagggaggtaACCTGCAGAAACATAGGGACAGAAAGAGAAAGAGGTTGATCCCTACTATTGAGGATGAGGAGTTATCTGCTTCATCTTCTGATGGAGAAGATGACAATGATATGCCTTCTGATGATAGTTCTGATTCTAAGGCTGAATGA